The DNA window caATTGGCATCTTTAATTCTTCAACCACCTCTTCCAAAAGAGAActttcttctaatgcttccaaTTCCTTCAAGCATTCCTCCACTTCTTTTTCTTAATCTTCATTTAGAATTTGAAGAGCATTTGTGAGAGCTCTCTCTAGAGGAGTAGATGCATGACTTTGTTTCTTCACTTGCATAATTACTTCATCGGTCGCATCCACTCGAAAGCAATCACTTGTATCATTTTTATGCTTCATTGCTTCAAAGAGATTAAAACACACTTCTTCATCCAAAACTCTCACTTTTATTAGACCGTCATCGATATCGATCATCATCCGAGCGGTCTTCATGAAAGGTCTTCCAAGTATTAGAGGTGTGTCAAAATCTTCCTCCATATCAATCACCACAAAATCGACCGGAAAAAAGAACTTATCAACTTTAACTAACAAATCTTCCGCAATCCCTATAGGATGAGTGGTGGACTTGTCGGCCAATTGCAAAGTCATCCTTGTAAATTTCAACTCTAGATTTCCCAATCTTTTCACAAGAGATAATGGTaccaaattaatgctagaacccaaATCAATTAACCCTTTACCGACATAGACACTTCCAATGGTCACCGATAGAGTAACTTTTCTCGGATCGCTTTCTTTCTTTGGTAGAGTTCTTTGAATTATTGCACTACAACACGAGTTCACAGTTACAATCTCTTGATTTTCAAATCTCCTATTCTTTGTGATAACATCTTCGATAAATGTAGCATACATTGGCATTTTCTCCAAGGCTTCGGAAAATGGAACACTTATTTGCAATCTTTTAAAAATATCCATGAACCTAGCAAAATGCCTAGCATCATTTTTCTTTGAAGGAGCATGGGGATAAGGTAGATTTTATAATGGTATGgaagtttcttttttctttcctttctctttttctctctttttctttttctcttctatcTCAAGATTTTCTTTCTCAACTAAATTTTTCtctctctcattttcaactaagtcaccctcaacatttttttctacttcaatcactttatctttttcaacttcaacaatttcttcctcaactaCCTCTCCTACCCCCATATCAATAGTTCTACTGCTATGGCTTAGAATAGACTTACAATGCtctcgaggattttcttgtgtattggccggaaaaggacctttgtgtTGGTCAGCAAGCTGCTTTGACAATTGACCAacttgagtttcaagattctTTATGGCCGCATCCGTACTCTTGTTGTTTGCAATtgacaattgcatgaattggctaagagtgtcctccattgaaagctttgtttgttgaggttgttgaggttgttgattgtaaccacctagataaggattttgacgatttgtaggacccgcatccggcctccatccttgttgataaccttgattacctctttgttggtaaccttggttattattgtaaggttgttgttgtcgcCCACCGTAGCCTTGATTAGGAATTGaaacataattcacttcttcactgggtggaggacaaaaaccagtttgatgatCACCCATACACAACTCACAACACATCACTTGTTGATTTTTAGTAGGGATCTCATGCATCTCTTTAAGTTGTTGAGGGAGTTTCAACATTTGTTGAgtaagcaattctacttgttgtgtcaataacttgttttgagcaagtattgcatcattcATGTTCAACTCGATAACTCTCGGCTTTCTTTGTAATGTACTATGGTTGTGTTGCCATTGATGATCATTCAaggccattctatcaatgatagcaactGCTTCTTCAGCACTTTTTGACATCAAAgacccacccgcggtagcatctaaaagtgtttttggttgtggttgaagtccatttctaaagatatggatttgagtcaattcatcaaatccatgCCCTTTGCATTTTCGAACCATAGATTTGAACCTCTCCCACTCTTCATTGAGAGCCTCATTAGGACCTTGTGAGAACACAAAGATGGAAGTTTttgcttccatgaacctattatgTGGAAAGAACCGATCAAGAAATTTCTCCTCTAACTCCTTCCAATTAGTCATGACATTGTTTggttgatcaagataccattccttagcttttcatatcaaggaatgaggaaatagtctcttgaacacctgttcttcttcggcCTCCGGAGCACCAATGGTTCCGGCTATCTCATAGAACTTCGTGAGATGAGTaaaaggatcctcgtgatctAATCCCGTGAAAGGATTTTGATATAAcgattgaagtaaccccgttttcatctcggagttccttccattgttttgatcacgagcaaattgagcattcaaacaagggctattaacacaaggccctcgaggtgGAACATTAGGGATAACATCTGCCATCTCTCCTTCAACTAAGTTTtaaaccggagttgaagaagaagaagcttattgttgttgtcttctttccctagctagttttCTCCTTCTACGAGTCTTGCTATTCTGTCTACGCgcagtcctttcaatctcaggatcaaaaaggagttgatctgcaggtacacttcctcgcataaactgtattCTGAAaagctaaccaagcaaattaacaaacacaaggaataaGAACTTATAAATAagagattaattataagactcaatacaaaacaaactattgcaatgcttgcaatatctaaacaacaatccccggcaacggcgccattttgttgaaagtatattggaTTACTTTTAGTTTATtgtttccacagggattggtgcgaTATCACTGCTGTTCTAtagtttatgttgtcttgatttaaagttactttgggtttggtttggtaaaagatcattcacaaatttagtagcaaagagtagaattaggaaagttctaagtttaaagaaaagtatcaagacttgattaAATTGACCTAAAATTGTATGTCTTCCTACAAACATGCATATGAAGTCGTTATCAACCAATACTTCACGTATCGTTCGTCTATACCATTCGTTTCCGCAACGTTATAGCCAGATTTACCTAATTGTTCAACCAACAATTTCTCAACCGattgaacaatacaaataacgtttataaaccgatacaaagtgattatcaaccattaattctatgtctagacttaatgtttgatagatgatagagttagatcaagattgaaatattgtatttcacaaacatttaaaccatagaaattcaagaataaataaactagatcatctatattgattaataacttgttcgtacacaatattcataagaaaaacatacaaaaagtaAGGAAGATTACATCAAAGTCTTGACACCAAAAGTGTTTAGCTATCCATtgacatggtagcttgcacaagaaggaaggaaggaagaATAGCAAGCATCAATGGTGATTTCTCGACGATCAATGCTTTGATTCTTCGATTCTATGTTGCAATACTGATATTAGGGTTCTTTGGCTCTTAAAATGGTGTAACCTCTCACATTTTATGTTTTGTTccttaaatagaaaaatagaatttcccagaccgcgcttagcgccataAAGCCAGCTAAGCGCGCTATCCCAAAATAGccaaaccgcccaaccgcgctaagcgggctctagaCCGGGCTTAGCGCGGAAGTTTCTGCCAGAACGTCCATCTTTTCTTCAAAACTGCGCTTAGCGCGCTACTACCGTGCTTAGCGCGGTACCTTTTTCCAAAATTCCTAGCTTTTGGTCTTGAAATATCTTCTATTCATTTTCCATGGTTCAAGTTTCCATCTATCTAGCAAAACTACAAATTCCTACAaaaattgcaaagataagaactattcgacaataaaataaatatataatatatataccaaatgaaAATGAAATACTAATACTTTgcacaaaaagacttgaaagttaccaaaaattaccctaAATTTTAACACAATTTGGTAACTAACAAGTAAATATATAATACTAAGTGATATAAAACGTTTACTTAGTAGTTTTCCCATATCTTCTCTTGATGATAATGACGAATAATATGCAcatcatcatcaaaattattttctttagaTGAGAGATGTACATGTGTTATGAAAGAGGgtatcaaaattttaattttgattttcatCACCATCAAGAATATATTTTTCTTATAGAACAATTGACTATCTTCTGTTGGATGAATCAGtgacataaaaaacttgttttacTTGGGATGCCATGATGAATGGTTAGTTTACATAAGTTGCCTTTAAAAGATCAACTAGTGTGAATCCTAAGTCACCGATTTCTACACCAGTGTTACAGTGTTACTGTCAATCCACTTGCACTTAAATAATGGCACTTCAAAAGTAACATAATCAATCTCCATAATCTCCTCAATGACCCCAAAGTAGATGTCAGTACATGATTCTTATATTTTGAAATAGAGAAGTACATGGATTCAACTTCAaccataaccccactattttgcatagtactacGAGCGTCCtttgattttgtatagaattaatatTTAGTAATATTGTATGAACTCCAAGTTATTAAATTAAACTTAGGCATATGTGAAATTCATTTAATCGTCTTTGATGCACTACTATCTTTATAAACCCTTTTATTAAACCAAGTATGAAAGTTTTGTTATGCTCTGTCAACAACATATTTTCACTCATCCGGGGGAATTTTTTCATGATAAGACTTTTGTGAATGGTCTAGGAAGAATAAACTTCACTAAcattattcaatatatacaaatgtgCTTGAAGAATTACATCTCGGTAAAATGTCTTAACATTTAAACCTTGAATACCTCTACCATCATATCTTCCATCATGACGAGACTCAAGAATTCCTATAAAGTTCGCTTCTGACAAAGGTGATGATTCTTTGTATACCGCTCAACGATCGAAGCTTTTGAAAGGTGATGATTCTCTGTGTCCCTTTAAATATCTTCATGTATCTCTACTAGATATATCCAGCATAAATAAACCAGATCACAAATTCTAATCTCCCTTACTATATGAACACTTAAGTGGACCATAATGTAAAAAAATAATGGAGGGAAAAACATCTCTAATTGATACAAGAAACTTGTAGCCTCATGTTATAACTCATCTAAATTTGTAGGTTTAATGACTTTAATACACATAACATTGAATAATAAGCACAATCTAGTTATAGTTACCTTACATTTTTTGGCAGAATGCCACAGATAGCCACTGgtagaagttgttgcatcaagacatgacaatcatgagattttaagccaacTAATTTGAGATCATTCATTGACACAAGTTTCTTGACATTTGATGAGTACCCCTGGGGAACTTTGATACCCTACAAACAATTgcaaaaactttttttcttttttagacaGAGTGTGACATGTTGGAGGAAAATATGT is part of the Vicia villosa cultivar HV-30 ecotype Madison, WI linkage group LG2, Vvil1.0, whole genome shotgun sequence genome and encodes:
- the LOC131649809 gene encoding uncharacterized protein LOC131649809, giving the protein MDIFKRLQISVPFSEALEKMPMYATFIEDVITKNRRFENQEIVTVNSCCSAIIQRTLPKKESDPRKVTLSVTIGSVYVGKGLIDLGSSINLVPLSLVKRLGNLELKFTRMTLQLADKSTTHPIGIAEDLLVKVDKFFFPVDFVVIDMEEDFDTPLILGRPFMKTARMMIDIDDGLIKVRVLDEEVCFNLFEAMKHKNDTSDCFRVDATDEVIMQVKKQSHASTPLERALTNALQILNED